In one Streptomyces sp. NBC_01241 genomic region, the following are encoded:
- a CDS encoding DUF6232 family protein, with translation MGASEAPPPKPTHAPSPRVAPGVPPRDGLVISKRLLWVHGAAYPLENIVRVYTFELTPRRGEAFTRFLRRGGFTLLLLFLLMWLSDSSGGSYGYGSSSDLEGVFQFFLVVVVGMLIYFFAEMVGVVFAASHPVLAVETNGRSTALVTGKLEYLNGLVYSIAEAIDRPDAEFHASVTSLAITNYGNYHFGDSVNIYGGIGHTGVSK, from the coding sequence ATGGGAGCGTCCGAAGCGCCACCACCAAAGCCGACGCACGCGCCGTCGCCCCGTGTCGCGCCGGGTGTCCCGCCACGCGACGGCCTTGTCATCAGCAAGCGGCTACTCTGGGTGCACGGGGCCGCCTACCCGCTGGAGAATATCGTCCGCGTCTACACCTTCGAGCTGACGCCGCGTCGCGGAGAGGCGTTCACGCGGTTCCTGAGGCGAGGCGGGTTCACCCTGCTCCTGCTCTTTCTCCTGATGTGGCTCTCCGATTCGTCGGGAGGGTCGTACGGATACGGATCCTCCTCCGACCTCGAAGGCGTGTTCCAGTTCTTCCTGGTGGTCGTCGTGGGCATGCTCATCTACTTCTTCGCCGAGATGGTTGGCGTGGTCTTCGCCGCGAGCCACCCCGTCCTCGCCGTCGAGACGAACGGCCGGTCCACGGCCCTGGTGACGGGAAAACTCGAGTACCTGAACGGGCTCGTGTACTCGATCGCCGAGGCGATCGACCGGCCGGACGCGGAGTTCCACGCCTCGGTGACATCGCTGGCGATCACCAACTACGGCAACTACCATTTCGGCGACTCGGTGAACATCTACGGCGGTATCGGTCACACGGGGGTGTCGAAGTGA
- a CDS encoding L,D-transpeptidase family protein: MVRSISGSASRGRARGRAPGRKPGGAAGKVRGGARGGARHAATAALAVLVMAAATAGCKAQPVDGEPSAPPRTTAADDAKPAGRSPSPDASSPSPSSEPPATPAPKPDPQGTTLMTSGAQGKQVRELQARLRQIGHFDRSPTGYYGTLTAAAVRSFQGKRGLSTTGRTDTLTWQKLLGMTHEPTAAELNPPTTVPVAKPDKRCMTGRVLCISKNSRTLSWMIDGRVVSSMDVRFGSQYTPTREGTFSVYWKSRHHVSTIYHTAMPYAMFFSGGQAVHYSADFAARGYSGASHGCVNVRDEGKVAALFAQVRTGDKVVVYG; this comes from the coding sequence CGGGGCGCGGGGCGGGGCGCGTCACGCGGCCACGGCGGCGCTCGCCGTGCTCGTCATGGCCGCCGCGACCGCCGGCTGCAAGGCGCAGCCCGTCGACGGCGAGCCGTCGGCACCGCCCCGGACCACGGCGGCCGACGACGCCAAGCCCGCCGGCCGGTCGCCCTCGCCGGACGCGTCGTCGCCGTCGCCGTCCTCGGAGCCCCCCGCCACGCCCGCACCGAAGCCGGACCCGCAGGGCACGACGCTGATGACGAGCGGCGCCCAGGGCAAGCAGGTACGGGAACTGCAGGCCCGGCTGCGGCAGATCGGCCACTTCGACCGCTCCCCCACCGGCTACTACGGCACCCTCACGGCCGCCGCGGTCCGGTCCTTCCAGGGCAAGCGCGGCCTCTCCACCACGGGCAGGACGGACACCCTCACCTGGCAGAAGCTGCTCGGCATGACGCACGAGCCGACGGCCGCCGAGCTGAACCCGCCGACCACCGTGCCCGTCGCCAAGCCGGACAAGCGCTGCATGACGGGCCGGGTGCTCTGCATCAGCAAGAACAGCCGGACGCTGTCATGGATGATCGACGGCCGCGTCGTCTCGTCGATGGACGTCCGCTTCGGCTCTCAGTACACGCCGACCCGCGAGGGCACCTTCTCCGTCTACTGGAAGTCACGGCACCACGTGTCGACGATCTATCACACGGCCATGCCGTACGCGATGTTCTTCAGCGGCGGCCAGGCGGTGCACTACTCGGCGGACTTCGCTGCCCGCGGCTACAGCGGCGCCTCGCACGGCTGCGTCAACGTCCGGGACGAGGGAAAGGTCGCCGCGCTCTTCGCCCAGGTGAGGACGGGCGACAAGGTCGTCGTCTACGGGTAG
- a CDS encoding RNA polymerase sigma factor, whose amino-acid sequence MLGDDAELTAAVLAAQDGDEDAFRTVYRAVQPRLLGYIRTLVGEPDAEDVASESWLQIARDLGRFSGDADRFRGWAARIARNRALDHLRMRGRRPAIGGDESELSDRPAESDTADEAMEALATGRTMSLIAQLPQDQAEAVVLRVVVGLDAKSAAQTLGKRPGAVRTAAHRGLKRLAELLRTENAGGTEIAEIAGSAGSADSSGGSGGAGGSGDAGGAPGDRGGADGAVPDGGAGVAVDRAPAGDPAGPAAPRESAAGRTADLGAVPAQRLSRSGPAAPAGVTHSRLSTQKDM is encoded by the coding sequence GTGCTGGGGGACGACGCGGAGCTCACTGCCGCGGTGCTCGCGGCGCAGGACGGGGACGAAGACGCCTTCCGTACTGTGTACCGCGCGGTGCAGCCGCGGCTGCTGGGCTATATACGGACGTTGGTGGGGGAGCCGGACGCCGAGGACGTGGCGTCCGAGTCGTGGCTGCAGATAGCGCGAGACCTCGGCCGGTTCAGCGGCGACGCCGACCGCTTCCGTGGCTGGGCGGCGCGGATAGCCCGTAACCGTGCCCTGGACCATCTGCGCATGCGCGGCAGGCGCCCCGCGATCGGCGGCGACGAGTCGGAGCTGTCGGACAGGCCCGCCGAATCCGACACCGCCGACGAGGCGATGGAGGCCCTGGCCACCGGCCGCACGATGTCGCTCATCGCCCAACTGCCGCAGGACCAGGCCGAGGCCGTGGTGCTGCGGGTGGTCGTCGGCCTGGACGCGAAGAGCGCGGCGCAGACGCTGGGCAAACGGCCGGGAGCGGTACGCACCGCGGCGCACCGGGGACTGAAGCGGCTGGCGGAGCTGCTGCGCACCGAAAACGCCGGAGGCACCGAAATCGCCGAAATCGCCGGAAGTGCCGGAAGCGCGGACAGCTCAGGCGGTTCGGGTGGTGCGGGCGGTTCGGGCGACGCTGGTGGTGCTCCCGGCGACAGGGGCGGTGCGGACGGCGCGGTCCCCGACGGCGGCGCGGGCGTCGCCGTGGACCGGGCTCCCGCGGGCGATCCGGCGGGTCCGGCCGCCCCTCGCGAGAGCGCGGCAGGTCGGACGGCGGATCTCGGCGCCGTACCCGCTCAGCGCCTCTCCCGCAGCGGTCCGGCGGCGCCGGCCGGTGTGACGCATTCGCGTCTGTCGACGCAGAAGGACATGTGA